The nucleotide sequence CAGGCGAGCGATTTCGCCTTCCCTATCCACCGGCACCCTTCTGTCGCCTCCTCCTATCTGGCGATCTCGTCCTTGCCTTCGTTCCGACGGTCGGCCATGCCGTCCAGTACTGTCGCCTTGGGGATGTTGAGTGGCGTGTGGCGTCATGCACTGAACCCTATGTGCCGGAGGATTTGATCTTTCTCAAGGGCAACCTACACGCGCTGGTCAGATCTGAAGATGCTGGCGGCCTATGTTACCGTCTCGCCGTGGCCAATCTGTCAGACAAGAATACAGTGGAATTAATGTTTCTTGGAGATAATTTGGATACACAGGCCGCACATGGGAGTTCGTATTTCTGTCTCGCAGAGTGTCTCGATGAGTTGTTGCTTATTAGCGCTGTTGGGGACTGCCCAGAAGAGTTTCATGTTTTCCGATGGCAGTCAATGGAGGGGAAGTGGACAAGGACTACTAGCCTTGGTGACTGCACATTGTTCTTGACATATTTTTACTTTGTAGGTTGTGTTGTTCCGACGAAAGGAATGACATGCTTTTCAGGTTATTACTTTGCAAGTTCCCTTGGTCCAGATCATCCAGGAGTTCGAAGGGACTGCTTATACTTCACAGATGCCAAAAGAAAGTGGATCGAGTATTCCTTGGCCGATGGATCTTGTGATGCATTTGTTGCTGAGAACTTAGAGGGAGCTGCAAGGCCTGATTCCGATTTTAGGGCACCTGTTTGGGTCTTTCCGAGCATGTGTTGATGCTCTCCTATTGATCACAGAGCTATGTGAAAGTTAGTACAAAGGTACAATTGCTCTCTAGTGACTTGTATTTCTTATTTGGTTTTGATATGTTATTCTTGTGTATAAAGAAGTTTATGTGTCTATCTCTTTAGCAGCATGTGTTACATATTGGGCATATCGTTTGAAGTTGCATATAAATGGACATGCTGCTAAGCTGATCCCTGGAAATGTTGACACTAATAATTTGCATGTCTCGGGAATCAGTACTAGCTAGATCATCTTTTGCTTCTTTCTCTGCAGAGTTGCTCAGCAACTTGTAAGTAAGTGTACATGTATGCCCGCACCAGCTCGCAAGTCAGTGTATTCAAATTACTGAATCAACTTGTAATTCAGTGTGCAATCACTGGCATCCTCAGTTTTGTTGCCGTTCTCTTTTCAATTATGGTATGAGAATTGAATGTTTCATCCTCAATTAATATGGCATCTTATAGAAAGTCGTTTGTCTATGATGCCAGTGACCCAGAAACACAAGACGATGGTACGTACCACCAGGAGGGGAGCATCTCCAACTCGGATGAGTGGTTATTAGGGTAATCGTTCACGCTGAAACCTACTCTCCAATAAAAGACATATATATTCTACTATACATATACAAAGCATTTTATCCGCAGCTATTTCAGCATGAGCAGAGTACCGTGG is from Triticum aestivum cultivar Chinese Spring chromosome 3A, IWGSC CS RefSeq v2.1, whole genome shotgun sequence and encodes:
- the LOC123059290 gene encoding uncharacterized protein, producing MMASSSSPTSPPNPVATTSSPYFLPELIPQIASCLTTLQDFFAVRATYRDLLPPSSSNLASQAPHLLLVPGSRAMFHLPLRRRLRFRLPLHDFDPNLAAFYSFGCRIAMASPIHHELSFVHLLTGERFRLPYPPAPFCRLLLSGDLVLAFVPTVGHAVQYCRLGDVEWRVASCTEPYVPEDLIFLKGNLHALVRSEDAGGLCYRLAVANLSDKNTVELMFLGDNLDTQAAHGSSYFCLAECLDELLLISAVGDCPEEFHVFRWQSMEGKWTRTTSLGDCTLFLTYFYFVGCVVPTKGMTCFSGYYFASSLGPDHPGVRRDCLYFTDAKRKWIEYSLADGSCDAFVAENLEGAARPDSDFRAPVWVFPSMC